A window of Ptychodera flava strain L36383 chromosome 1, AS_Pfla_20210202, whole genome shotgun sequence contains these coding sequences:
- the LOC139141679 gene encoding synapse differentiation-inducing gene protein 1-like, whose translation MDQKKGGYSILAEDLHNLPANTVQTQPGEMVTALYHEDTSSTVPVMPKSALHKPEDVVITTHYHDDNSNRQGSNVPLVTMAPSNHSIVRFTEPVPEDHMALAIFVTICCFWPLGIFAILKARDVHKKTWQRNMEGARQSSHSARQLSLIALGLGISIYVIIVIVIAVAVTERMRVGEDSGEISDFDNKFTFT comes from the exons ATGGATCAGAAAAAAGGAG gTTACAGTATACTGGCAGAGGATTTACATAACCTTCCTGCGAACACAGTACAGACCCAGCCTGGTGAGATGGTCACGGCGTTGTATCATGAAGATACAAGCTCTACAGTACCAGTCATGCCCAAATCAGCATTGCATAAACCGGAGGATGTGGTTATAACCACGCACTATCATGACGATAACAGCAATCGCCAAGGCAGTAATGTCCCTTTG GTTACCATGGCACCATCCAATCACAGCATCGTACGGTTTACTGAACCAGTACCAGAAGATCACATGGCCCTGGCCATCTTCGTCACCATTTGTTGTTTTTGGCCTCTCGGTATATTCGCAATCTTGAAAGCCCGAGAT GTTCACAAGAAGACCTGGCAACGGAACATGGAAGGGGCAAGGCAATCATCACACTCAGCAAGACAGCTGTCGTTAATCGCCCTCGGATTGGGTATCTCCATctacgtcatcatcgtcatagTGATAGCTGTAGCAGTCACGGAGCGGATGAGAGTTGGGGAAGATTCAGGGGAGATCTCAGATTTTGATAACAAATTTACTTTCACATAG